In Clostridium butyricum, the genomic stretch GTCTAGTAATATTAGTAAGTGTATTTATGATTGTAACTGGAGAGTTCTGGTTTAGATTATTTAATAAAGATTTAAATGTAATAGAAGTAGGATTAAACATTATTTGTATTATATTTCCGTTTTATTTCGTTTATGTAATAATGGAAGTGCTAAGTTCTGTAATAAGAGGTTCTGGAAAATCAATTCCACCAATGATAATAATTTTAAGTAATGTATGTATACTAAGAGTGTTGATTCTTTATTTCAGCGGATCATATATTAGTAATGTAGAAAGAATAGCAGTTATATATCCGATTACATGGATTACAACTTCCATATCTATTACAATTTATTATATAATTCATTTTAAATCTATATTAAAAAGAATATAGATTTAAAATATTTAAAATAATGTTTGCAATATGTTTAATATAGTGTTATTATAAATAAGAAGTAAAAAGAAAAAAAGAAAAAGATTTTTATAGATTTATACATTTCTCCTTAATAGAGAATTATATTAGTCAATATTGGTCTTTAATGAAGGAGAGTTTTCAATGGAAGATAAGACAATTGTATGTAAAGATTGTGGAAAAGATTTCGTTTTCACAGTAGGTGAACAAGAATTCTACAAGGAAAAAGGTTTTGATAATGAACCAGTAAGATGTCCTGATTGTAGAAGAGCTAGAAAGCAACAAAACAATAGAAGATAATTTTATTAGTTTAAGGAGTCATTACAGATTTGTAATGGCTCTTTGTTTTTATAAAAAATAATACAAGTATAAAACATGATGTGAAAAGTAACAGAAAAAGTGATAATTCATAGAATAATTAACCCTTCTCCTAAACTCTTCAGAAATATTGATAGTAAATTTTGGACATGTTACTATGAGTTTACAAAAACATTGAAGAGAGGATGAAGAAATTATGATGCAGAAAATTCAAAAATTTGGAGGAGCAATGTTCACACCAGTTTTACTATTTGCTTTTGCTGGTATTACAATAGGTGTAGGAACATTATTTACAACAGAAGCTATTATGGGAAGTTTAGCGTCTCCAGAGAATATGTGGTTTAAATGTTGGAATGTAGTATTACAAGGTGGATGGACAGTCTTTAATCAGTTACCATTATTATTTGTAGTTGGTTTACCTATAGGTATGGCTAAGAAACAAAATGCAAGGTGCTGTATGGAAGCGCTTGTGTTGTATCTTACATTTCATTATTTTTTAAACACTATTCTTTCACAATGGGGAGGTACTTTCGGAGTTGATTTTTCAGCAGAAATAGGTGGCACAAGTGGACTTACAATGATAGCTAACATAAAAACTTTAGATATGGGAATGATTGGCGCATTAGTTATTTCAGGAATTGTAATATATCTTCATAATAGATTTTTTGATACAGAATTACCAGATTGGCTTGGAACTTTTAG encodes the following:
- a CDS encoding zinc-ribbon domain-containing protein, which gives rise to MEDKTIVCKDCGKDFVFTVGEQEFYKEKGFDNEPVRCPDCRRARKQQNNRR